The following are encoded together in the Capsulimonas corticalis genome:
- a CDS encoding MFS transporter, which translates to MATPLRTLTPDQRNTFLASFLGWTLDAFDFFVLVFVLKDVAKTFHTDKTHVAFSIMLTLALRPVGAFLFGLAAERYGRRTPLMIDIILFSILELLSGFAPNLTTFLILRALFGIAMGGEWGLGASLAMETVPTKARGMLSGILQEGYVVGYLLAAVVYRFVAPNLGWRWMFFVGVLPALLSLFIRANVKESPAWQAEQAKRERVPFGDLLRRHGKLFLYVIVLMTGFNFLSHGTQDLYPTFLQIQHKLPAATVSNIAIIYNIGALCGGIFFGTLSQRIGRRKAIIIACVCALPIIPLWSFSQSLALLTVGAFLIQFCIQGAWGVIPAHLTELAPAALRGTLPGLAYQLGNLIASVNTPLQTSVAERHGDNYGMAMAIVVTIALVLVPIMAGLGREARDTGFVTK; encoded by the coding sequence ATGGCGACACCACTCAGGACGCTGACGCCCGATCAGCGCAATACGTTTCTGGCGAGCTTCCTCGGATGGACGCTGGACGCCTTCGACTTCTTCGTCCTGGTCTTCGTCCTCAAGGACGTAGCGAAGACATTCCATACTGACAAGACGCATGTCGCTTTCTCGATCATGCTGACTCTGGCCTTGCGCCCGGTCGGCGCGTTTCTCTTCGGCCTGGCGGCGGAGCGTTACGGACGGCGCACGCCGCTGATGATCGATATTATTTTGTTCTCCATTTTGGAGCTGCTGTCGGGCTTCGCGCCGAATCTGACTACGTTTCTGATTTTACGGGCGCTGTTCGGGATCGCGATGGGCGGGGAGTGGGGCCTGGGGGCGTCGCTGGCGATGGAGACGGTTCCGACAAAAGCGCGCGGCATGCTGTCGGGGATTTTGCAGGAAGGATACGTCGTTGGATATCTGCTGGCGGCCGTCGTTTACCGGTTTGTCGCGCCCAATTTGGGCTGGCGATGGATGTTCTTCGTGGGCGTCTTGCCAGCATTGCTGTCGCTGTTCATCCGCGCCAATGTCAAAGAGTCGCCGGCCTGGCAAGCGGAGCAGGCGAAGCGTGAGCGCGTCCCCTTCGGCGACCTCCTGCGCCGGCATGGGAAGCTGTTTCTGTACGTCATCGTGCTGATGACGGGCTTTAACTTTCTCTCGCATGGCACGCAGGACCTCTACCCAACGTTCCTGCAAATCCAGCACAAGCTGCCGGCGGCGACCGTCAGCAACATCGCCATCATCTACAACATCGGCGCGCTCTGCGGCGGCATCTTCTTCGGAACACTTTCTCAGCGCATCGGACGCCGAAAGGCCATCATCATCGCCTGTGTCTGCGCGCTGCCGATCATCCCGCTCTGGTCCTTCTCGCAAAGCCTGGCGCTGCTCACGGTGGGCGCGTTCCTCATCCAATTCTGCATCCAGGGCGCCTGGGGCGTCATCCCCGCTCACCTGACGGAACTGGCGCCCGCCGCCCTGCGCGGCACGCTGCCGGGCCTCGCCTACCAGCTCGGCAACCTGATCGCCTCCGTCAATACCCCCCTGCAAACCAGCGTCGCCGAACGCCACGGCGACAACTACGGAATGGCAATGGCGATCGTCGTCACCATCGCCCTCGTCCTGGTCCCTATCATGGCGGGTCTGGGCCGCGAGGCGCGCGACACCGGGTTCGTGACCAAGTAG
- a CDS encoding GH92 family glycosyl hydrolase, translated as MTKTLIASFGLLFFAAAASHAKKQPTDYVNPLLGTATLWDKEDIGYTPTHRTWGAEVFPGASLPNAMVQLTPVTKFHSGSGYQYEDTSIQGFAHTSKGHWNLCNIPLLPATGTIDPKDFSSPFSHKNESAHPGYYQVYLDRYAVNAELTSTLRCAFHKYTFQNPKDEKLIADLATSNERVKSKGIQQEGDNVFSGFQQTGETMYFYAVSNHKIKGIETLASPEKEISVVDFADAPGALELQIGFSFVSVDNAKENLRKEMLGKRFSQVRKEATQTWAALLSKIAVSGGTERQRGIFYSCLYRSFLWPALRSDANGDFVDRSGKVVNKGFRYYTDPSLWDDYRNKLVLLGMLTPSVSVDVIKSLIDKGENTGFMPTFFHGDHAAPYIAGTYLRGIRGYDVKSAYNLLLRNATVEGGPRPYITEYATKGWISEPDLANPVVATKAKAAVTKTLEYAYDDYAVAQLAKELNDTDNYAMLMKRTSNYKNMFDPSTGFMRGRLENGDWVKNFDPQYPYYEYMYREANAWEASYFAPHDVEGLVGLFPSKADFEKKLDEMFATPYTGPEADNLSGFIGQYCQGNQPDHSVPFLYYFVGKQEKSQAILDQIMDRFYDMGKDKLAYAGMDDAGEMSSWYVFNAIGIYPFSPADPNYIVSVPLFDKIDVRIGDKASFTILKKNSGDKISEIMYDNRKIDGYFIPHQELARGKKLVIAVQ; from the coding sequence ATGACAAAAACACTGATTGCTTCCTTCGGTTTACTTTTCTTCGCGGCGGCGGCGTCTCACGCGAAAAAACAACCCACGGATTACGTGAATCCCCTGTTAGGGACGGCGACCCTCTGGGACAAGGAAGATATCGGTTACACGCCCACCCATCGAACCTGGGGCGCCGAAGTTTTCCCGGGAGCCTCCCTTCCCAATGCGATGGTGCAGCTCACGCCGGTCACGAAGTTTCACAGCGGTTCCGGTTACCAGTACGAAGACACCAGTATTCAGGGTTTCGCGCACACCAGCAAGGGACATTGGAACCTGTGCAATATTCCGTTACTGCCGGCCACCGGAACCATCGATCCCAAAGACTTCAGCTCTCCGTTCAGCCATAAAAACGAATCCGCCCATCCCGGCTATTATCAAGTCTATCTGGATCGATACGCCGTCAACGCCGAATTGACCTCCACCCTCCGGTGCGCCTTTCACAAATATACGTTCCAGAACCCGAAGGATGAGAAGCTGATCGCAGATCTGGCGACCTCCAATGAACGGGTAAAAAGCAAGGGCATCCAGCAGGAGGGCGACAATGTCTTTAGCGGCTTTCAGCAAACGGGCGAGACGATGTACTTCTACGCCGTTTCCAACCACAAAATCAAAGGCATTGAAACGCTGGCGTCTCCCGAGAAAGAGATTTCCGTAGTCGATTTCGCGGACGCTCCGGGCGCGCTGGAGCTGCAGATCGGCTTTTCGTTTGTCAGCGTGGACAATGCGAAGGAAAACCTGCGGAAAGAAATGCTGGGGAAACGATTCTCGCAGGTCCGAAAAGAAGCGACGCAAACTTGGGCGGCGCTACTGTCGAAGATCGCCGTGTCGGGCGGAACGGAGCGTCAGCGTGGGATTTTCTACTCCTGCCTGTACCGATCATTCCTCTGGCCGGCCCTGCGCAGCGACGCCAACGGGGATTTTGTCGACCGAAGCGGTAAGGTTGTCAACAAAGGGTTTCGCTATTACACGGATCCCTCGTTGTGGGACGACTACCGCAATAAGCTGGTCCTCTTAGGGATGCTGACGCCTTCGGTGAGCGTGGACGTGATCAAATCGCTGATTGACAAGGGAGAAAACACCGGGTTTATGCCCACGTTTTTCCATGGCGACCATGCGGCCCCCTATATCGCGGGAACGTATCTTCGGGGCATTCGCGGCTATGACGTAAAGAGCGCCTACAATCTGCTCTTAAGAAACGCGACCGTGGAAGGCGGCCCCCGGCCGTATATCACAGAATACGCGACCAAAGGCTGGATCTCCGAGCCAGATTTGGCGAACCCGGTCGTCGCCACCAAAGCGAAAGCCGCCGTGACCAAGACGCTGGAGTACGCCTATGACGATTACGCCGTGGCGCAGCTGGCGAAAGAATTGAACGACACGGACAACTACGCCATGCTGATGAAGCGAACGAGCAATTACAAGAATATGTTCGATCCATCGACAGGGTTCATGCGAGGGCGTCTGGAGAACGGGGATTGGGTAAAGAATTTCGATCCGCAGTATCCCTACTACGAATATATGTATCGAGAGGCGAACGCCTGGGAGGCGTCGTACTTCGCCCCGCACGATGTCGAAGGGTTAGTGGGTCTATTCCCCAGCAAAGCCGATTTTGAGAAGAAGCTGGATGAGATGTTCGCCACCCCTTATACGGGGCCGGAAGCCGATAACCTCTCCGGGTTTATCGGACAGTACTGCCAGGGGAATCAGCCCGATCACAGCGTGCCGTTTCTGTACTATTTTGTCGGCAAGCAAGAAAAGTCCCAGGCGATCTTAGATCAAATCATGGACCGTTTCTACGACATGGGAAAAGACAAACTCGCGTACGCCGGAATGGACGACGCCGGCGAGATGTCCTCCTGGTACGTCTTCAACGCCATCGGGATCTATCCGTTTTCACCGGCCGATCCAAATTACATTGTCTCCGTGCCGTTGTTCGACAAAATCGATGTCAGGATAGGGGACAAGGCCAGCTTCACAATCCTCAAGAAGAATTCGGGCGATAAAATTTCTGAAATCATGTACGACAATCGAAAGATTGACGGCTATTTTATTCCTCATCAAGAATTGGCTCGAGGGAAGAAGTTGGTGATTGCTGTTCAATAA
- a CDS encoding DNA polymerase III subunit alpha, whose amino-acid sequence MSVRTPDFVHLHLHSEYSLLDGACRIDDLVKKAVDLNMPAIGLTDHGVMYGSMEFYLKCKKAGIKPLVGCEVYVATRTRFQRESKKLDDSQHLVLLAMNDVGYRNLLKLVSIGSMEGFYYKPRIDKDVLQQYSEGLICLSACLGGEVPEHIMDDAYDKAVRSAETFREIFGDRYYLEMQDHNIEKQWIVNEQLHKLSAQTGIPLVATNDVHYLGAEDADPHQVLLCVQTATTMDDPKKMNYGSQQFFMKTQHEMLQVFNKYEHALHRTKEIADRCDLNLEFGRLGMPVPEKLPEGMNAQSYLAKIAFDGMKARYPIITEEHEERLRFELDVIEQTGFGAYFLIVRDFAQFARREGIFFGVRGSAAGSMTSYCVGITDVDPIKYGLTFERFLNPERLSMPDIDMDFEDSRRQDVIDYVVNKYGREYVAQVATFGTMAARAAIRDCGRAMNKMPMPEIDKLCKMIPTIPVGMKLDKALEVNPEFKAMYDTNRQARELIDTAKRLEGLTRHDSVHAAAIIISAEPLVDHTPLQKADDGIGMVTQYPAGMLEKIGLLKMDFLGLANLTILAKAVRNVKASFNVDIDVLKLPLDDRKTYDLLGRGECSGVFQLEGAQMRRYIAELRPGSVAEVAAMVALYRPGPMAQIPRYIRCKLGMEPIEYPHPVLEPILKETYGIIVYQDQVLKIVQAIAGFSLGHADILRKAMGKKDLKEMVKQREKFIEGAVGKGLVNEERAVEIFDLIEPFAGYAFNKAHAFCYAMVAYQTAYLKANYPVEYFAALMATQADDTEKLVNFLDDARRTKIEVRPPDVNYSSADFTVEEGCVRFGLLAIKNVGKAPIEAILAARKKGGDFLSLHDFCDRVYDFGLTGKGAMETLIKAGALASLHPDRARLLAGLEGALNSAATAARDRKSGQVSMFGDDPDTPALERIIPPLPDVPPLPAAETMAMEKELLGFYLSEHPLDQFVEKLKQIATHTIDECRYLGDKEEVVIGGVLTNIRNYYTKAKNELMYFLTLEDRTGTISVTIFPRAAAKMETPQKDSVVVVKGKTSHRDRINKQTDEDGGVSAASVEISADAVQPIASADVLLGSAERQAHYGSGQPEISCLHIRLDDRMKGRMPTLQQFLSRYTGPTKLLLHIADRPGSVQCFLPNLKVSPDEHMVEYLKSMLGDERAVWVE is encoded by the coding sequence ATGTCCGTTCGCACCCCTGACTTCGTCCACCTGCATCTGCACTCCGAATATAGCCTGCTCGACGGCGCCTGCCGGATCGACGACCTTGTGAAGAAGGCGGTCGATCTGAATATGCCGGCCATCGGTCTCACCGATCATGGGGTGATGTACGGGTCGATGGAGTTCTATCTGAAGTGCAAAAAAGCGGGTATCAAGCCGCTCGTGGGGTGCGAGGTCTATGTCGCGACGCGCACGCGGTTCCAGCGTGAAAGCAAGAAGCTGGACGACTCGCAGCACTTAGTTCTGCTGGCGATGAACGACGTCGGCTATCGCAATCTTCTCAAGCTGGTTTCGATCGGCTCGATGGAAGGGTTTTACTATAAGCCGCGTATCGACAAGGACGTATTGCAGCAGTACAGCGAGGGATTGATCTGTCTGTCGGCGTGTCTGGGCGGCGAAGTGCCGGAACACATCATGGACGACGCCTACGACAAGGCGGTCCGGTCGGCAGAGACGTTCCGGGAGATCTTTGGGGACCGTTATTACCTGGAGATGCAGGACCACAATATCGAAAAGCAGTGGATCGTCAACGAGCAGCTGCACAAGCTGTCGGCGCAGACGGGAATCCCGCTGGTCGCGACCAACGATGTTCACTATTTGGGCGCCGAGGACGCCGATCCGCATCAGGTTTTGCTGTGCGTCCAGACAGCGACCACGATGGACGACCCGAAGAAGATGAACTACGGGTCGCAGCAGTTCTTTATGAAGACGCAGCACGAGATGCTGCAAGTCTTCAACAAGTACGAGCACGCGCTGCATCGGACGAAGGAGATCGCGGATCGATGCGACCTAAACCTGGAGTTCGGACGCCTTGGCATGCCCGTCCCGGAAAAGCTGCCGGAGGGCATGAATGCGCAGTCGTACCTCGCAAAGATCGCCTTTGACGGGATGAAGGCGCGCTACCCGATCATCACCGAAGAACATGAGGAGCGCCTGCGCTTCGAACTGGATGTTATCGAGCAGACGGGCTTTGGCGCATACTTCTTGATCGTGCGCGACTTCGCCCAGTTCGCGCGGCGCGAGGGCATCTTTTTTGGAGTCCGCGGCTCGGCGGCCGGCTCCATGACGTCGTACTGCGTCGGCATCACCGATGTCGATCCCATCAAATACGGGCTCACCTTCGAGCGCTTCCTGAACCCGGAACGACTGTCCATGCCCGATATCGACATGGACTTTGAAGACTCGCGTCGCCAGGACGTCATCGATTACGTCGTCAATAAGTACGGGCGTGAGTATGTCGCCCAGGTGGCGACGTTCGGAACGATGGCGGCCCGCGCGGCGATCCGCGACTGCGGGCGCGCGATGAATAAGATGCCGATGCCGGAGATCGACAAGCTCTGCAAGATGATCCCCACCATTCCAGTCGGCATGAAGCTCGATAAGGCGCTGGAGGTCAATCCCGAGTTCAAGGCGATGTACGACACCAATCGTCAGGCCCGCGAACTGATCGATACGGCCAAGCGGCTCGAAGGTCTGACCCGCCACGACAGTGTCCACGCCGCCGCCATTATCATCTCGGCCGAGCCGCTGGTGGATCACACCCCATTGCAGAAGGCGGACGACGGGATCGGCATGGTCACCCAGTACCCCGCCGGCATGCTGGAGAAGATCGGCCTGCTCAAGATGGACTTCCTGGGCCTGGCGAACTTGACCATCCTCGCCAAGGCCGTGCGCAACGTCAAAGCCAGCTTCAATGTCGATATCGACGTGCTGAAACTGCCTTTGGACGACCGCAAAACTTACGATCTGCTCGGACGCGGCGAGTGCTCCGGAGTGTTCCAGTTGGAAGGCGCGCAGATGCGCCGCTACATCGCCGAATTGCGCCCCGGCTCCGTCGCCGAGGTCGCGGCGATGGTCGCGCTTTACCGCCCCGGCCCGATGGCGCAGATTCCCCGATACATTCGGTGTAAGCTGGGCATGGAGCCGATTGAGTACCCCCACCCCGTGCTGGAGCCGATCCTGAAGGAGACGTACGGCATCATCGTCTACCAGGACCAAGTTTTGAAGATCGTCCAGGCCATCGCCGGCTTCTCGCTCGGCCATGCAGACATTCTGCGTAAGGCGATGGGCAAAAAAGATCTCAAGGAGATGGTCAAGCAGCGCGAGAAATTCATCGAGGGCGCCGTCGGAAAGGGACTGGTGAACGAAGAGCGCGCGGTTGAGATCTTCGACCTGATCGAGCCGTTCGCCGGCTACGCCTTCAACAAAGCCCACGCCTTCTGTTATGCGATGGTCGCTTACCAGACGGCGTACCTCAAGGCGAACTACCCCGTCGAATACTTCGCCGCGCTGATGGCGACCCAGGCGGACGACACCGAAAAGCTGGTCAACTTCCTCGACGACGCCCGCCGCACGAAGATCGAAGTGCGCCCACCGGATGTCAACTACAGCTCCGCCGACTTTACCGTCGAAGAAGGCTGCGTGCGCTTCGGCCTGCTCGCGATCAAAAACGTCGGCAAAGCCCCCATCGAAGCCATTCTCGCCGCGCGCAAAAAGGGCGGCGACTTCCTCTCGCTGCACGACTTCTGCGACCGCGTCTACGACTTCGGCCTGACGGGGAAAGGCGCGATGGAAACGCTGATCAAAGCCGGCGCGCTCGCGAGCCTCCACCCGGACCGCGCGCGCCTGCTCGCCGGCTTGGAAGGCGCATTGAACAGCGCCGCCACCGCCGCCCGCGACCGCAAGAGCGGTCAGGTGTCCATGTTCGGCGACGATCCCGACACGCCCGCGTTAGAGCGCATCATCCCGCCCTTGCCCGACGTCCCGCCGCTGCCCGCCGCCGAGACTATGGCGATGGAGAAAGAACTGCTCGGCTTCTACCTGAGCGAGCACCCGCTGGATCAGTTCGTCGAAAAGCTCAAGCAGATCGCGACACACACCATCGACGAATGCCGTTACCTCGGCGATAAAGAAGAAGTCGTCATCGGCGGCGTCCTGACCAACATCCGCAATTACTACACCAAGGCCAAGAACGAGCTGATGTACTTCCTCACGTTGGAAGACCGCACCGGCACCATCAGCGTCACCATCTTCCCGCGCGCCGCCGCCAAGATGGAGACGCCGCAAAAAGACAGCGTCGTCGTCGTCAAGGGCAAGACCTCGCACCGCGACCGCATCAACAAACAAACCGACGAAGACGGCGGCGTCTCCGCCGCCAGCGTCGAAATCAGCGCCGACGCCGTCCAGCCCATCGCCAGCGCCGACGTCCTCCTCGGCTCCGCCGAGCGCCAGGCGCACTACGGCAGCGGCCAGCCAGAAATCTCCTGCCTCCACATCCGCCTCGACGACCGGATGAAGGGACGCATGCCGACCCTCCAGCAGTTCCTCAGTCGCTACACCGGCCCCACCAAACTCCTGCTGCACATCGCCGACCGCCCCGGCAGCGTGCAGTGCTTCCTACCCAATCTGAAGGTTTCGCCCGACGAGCATATGGTGGAGTATCTGAAAAGCATGCTGGGGGACGAACGCGCGGTTTGGGTGGAGTGA
- a CDS encoding virulence RhuM family protein, whose amino-acid sequence MQPNEGDIIFYSSPLGQTKVEVRYEEETFWLSQKRLAELFGVEVNTVNYHLKEIFASGELMEQSVIRKFRITAADGKSYLTGCYNLDAIIAVGYRVNSHQATQFRIWATQTLKEFIVKGFVLDDERLKLNKRFGKDYFEELVERIREIRASERRFYLKITDIFEQASIDYDPNSEATQLFFKMVQNKLHWAVSGMTAAEIIASRADSNKPAMGLTHWKNAPSGKILKSDVVTAKNYLIEREIKELDRIVEQYLLYAENQAARQIPMKMADWIKRLDAFLNFNEYDILTSAGSVSHEVAKQLAEGHYEAFRIRQDREFESDFEKEIARLQSRQGETSQ is encoded by the coding sequence ATGCAACCGAACGAAGGCGACATCATATTTTACAGCTCCCCTTTGGGTCAAACCAAGGTCGAAGTAAGATACGAAGAGGAAACATTCTGGCTCTCTCAGAAACGGCTGGCGGAACTCTTTGGGGTGGAGGTAAACACTGTTAACTACCATCTGAAAGAGATCTTTGCTTCTGGGGAGTTGATGGAGCAATCAGTTATTCGAAAATTTCGAATAACTGCCGCAGACGGGAAAAGCTATCTCACCGGCTGCTATAACCTGGACGCGATTATCGCCGTCGGCTACCGCGTCAATTCTCATCAGGCGACGCAATTTCGCATCTGGGCGACGCAGACGCTCAAGGAGTTTATCGTCAAGGGGTTTGTGCTGGATGACGAGCGTCTCAAGCTCAACAAGCGATTCGGCAAGGACTATTTTGAAGAGCTTGTTGAGCGCATTCGGGAGATCCGCGCCAGCGAACGCCGCTTCTATCTGAAAATCACGGATATCTTTGAGCAGGCGAGCATCGACTACGATCCGAACTCCGAAGCGACCCAATTGTTCTTCAAGATGGTCCAGAACAAGCTGCACTGGGCGGTGAGCGGCATGACCGCCGCTGAGATTATCGCGTCACGCGCGGACTCGAACAAGCCGGCGATGGGTCTGACGCACTGGAAAAATGCGCCGAGCGGCAAGATTTTGAAATCGGATGTGGTCACGGCGAAGAACTATTTGATCGAACGCGAGATCAAAGAACTGGACCGCATCGTCGAACAGTATTTGCTCTACGCCGAAAACCAGGCGGCCCGCCAGATCCCGATGAAGATGGCGGACTGGATCAAGCGACTGGACGCCTTCCTCAACTTCAACGAATACGATATTCTCACCAGCGCCGGCTCGGTTTCACACGAAGTCGCCAAACAGCTCGCCGAAGGACACTACGAGGCGTTTCGTATCCGTCAAGATCGCGAGTTCGAAAGCGATTTTGAAAAGGAAATCGCGCGGCTCCAATCGCGTCAAGGCGAGACGTCGCAGTGA
- the galA gene encoding beta-galactosidase GalA, whose translation MTHLTRRSLLKTGLVASAGLIGADRTFGLTPTMPASPDLSAGSIANETISDPVSARERLLLDFGWRFHFGNADDPTRDFRFGAPMREGTFSKAGQNWLHNPSDDSLQHSFDDSAWRIVDLPHDWAVELPYVDVPEPGVSVHAAHGGKALGRGFPETSIGWYQRTLLIPEKDKGLRIAIDFDGVFRDATVLFNGFYLGRNLSGYAPFRFDVTDYVNYGGSNVVTVRVDATLNEGWYYEGAGIYRHTWLVKTDPLHIAQWGAFVKSEIRKNDAQISIETEIQNESNEKARGRLISRILDPNGKQVAAVSKSFEIDPWENLTLETQTSIARPALWSIEEPRLYRVVSHIESGGQVVDHDDAAFGVRSIQFDANRGFFLNGKHVKIQGTCNHQDHGGVGIAVPDRIHNDRVAMLKAMGANAWRTAHNPVAPEVLDACDRQGMLVMAEVRMMASTPEGLSQLERMVRRDRNHPSIILWSLANEEYFYQGNATGARIISTMKRLTNMLDPTRPVTGAMNGGWGHGMSGVVDVQGFNYWNGGLPGEPSSNKPGSPEYTDLEKFHRQFPKQPTVGSETANGKSARGVYENDPKRGYAYGYKPNCADCKTNAEIWWTIYDDRPFLSGGFTWVGFDYRGEPSPYDHVAVSSQSGSLDLCGFPKDIYYYYQSWWGSEPVLHLFPHWNWEGREGQNIDIRCYTNLDQVELFLNGKSLGAKPVTRNAHLTWFAPYAPGAIEARGYKNGQLVLTDRRETTGAPAKLALRPSQVTIAADGEDVSSIAVEVQDAQGRVAPTAANKVSFKLTGPGKIIGVGNGDPSCREADKPDAPDTAARSAFSGLCMVFVQASKQAGPIKIDASADGLESATATIQSETVKIRPSVA comes from the coding sequence ATGACACATCTGACACGGCGCAGCCTCTTGAAAACAGGGCTCGTCGCTTCTGCGGGCCTGATCGGCGCCGACAGGACTTTTGGTCTCACCCCCACGATGCCGGCGTCCCCAGACCTGTCGGCGGGATCGATCGCCAATGAGACGATCTCCGATCCTGTCTCCGCGCGTGAGCGTCTGCTGCTCGACTTTGGCTGGCGGTTCCATTTCGGAAACGCGGATGATCCCACCAGGGATTTTCGATTTGGCGCTCCGATGCGTGAGGGGACTTTCTCCAAGGCCGGGCAAAACTGGCTGCACAATCCTTCCGATGATTCGCTTCAGCACAGTTTTGACGACAGCGCCTGGCGCATCGTCGACCTTCCCCACGATTGGGCGGTGGAGCTGCCGTATGTCGATGTTCCGGAGCCCGGCGTTTCCGTTCACGCCGCCCACGGCGGGAAGGCGCTTGGACGCGGATTTCCCGAGACGAGCATCGGCTGGTACCAGAGGACACTTTTGATTCCCGAGAAGGACAAAGGCTTGCGCATCGCCATCGACTTTGACGGCGTGTTTCGGGACGCCACCGTCCTCTTCAACGGCTTTTATCTCGGGAGGAACCTGAGTGGGTACGCGCCCTTTCGGTTCGATGTCACGGACTATGTCAATTACGGGGGAAGCAATGTCGTGACGGTGCGCGTGGACGCCACGCTCAACGAAGGCTGGTACTACGAAGGCGCGGGCATCTACCGCCATACCTGGCTGGTGAAGACCGACCCGCTCCATATTGCGCAGTGGGGCGCATTCGTCAAAAGCGAGATCCGCAAAAACGATGCGCAGATTTCCATCGAAACAGAAATCCAGAACGAGAGTAACGAGAAAGCGCGCGGCCGGCTCATCTCTCGGATTCTGGATCCGAACGGGAAGCAGGTCGCCGCAGTCTCAAAATCATTTGAGATCGATCCCTGGGAAAATCTGACGCTGGAGACACAAACGTCCATCGCGCGTCCGGCGCTTTGGTCGATCGAGGAGCCCCGCCTCTATCGCGTGGTCTCGCACATTGAGAGCGGTGGGCAGGTGGTCGATCATGACGACGCCGCATTTGGCGTTCGATCGATCCAGTTCGACGCCAATCGGGGATTTTTCCTCAATGGAAAACACGTCAAGATCCAGGGAACGTGCAACCATCAGGATCACGGCGGCGTCGGCATCGCCGTTCCCGATCGCATCCATAATGACCGCGTGGCGATGCTCAAAGCGATGGGGGCGAACGCATGGCGGACCGCCCACAATCCCGTGGCTCCCGAGGTATTGGACGCCTGCGATCGCCAGGGAATGCTCGTGATGGCCGAAGTGCGCATGATGGCGTCGACTCCAGAAGGATTGAGCCAGCTGGAGCGCATGGTTCGGCGCGATCGCAATCATCCCAGCATTATCCTCTGGTCACTGGCGAACGAAGAGTATTTCTACCAGGGGAATGCGACCGGCGCCCGCATTATCTCGACCATGAAGCGCCTGACGAATATGCTGGATCCGACGCGCCCGGTCACCGGAGCGATGAACGGCGGGTGGGGGCATGGGATGTCGGGCGTCGTCGATGTGCAGGGCTTCAATTACTGGAACGGCGGGCTGCCGGGCGAGCCGTCGTCGAATAAGCCGGGATCGCCGGAATACACCGATCTCGAAAAATTCCATCGGCAATTTCCCAAACAACCCACCGTCGGCTCCGAAACCGCGAACGGAAAAAGCGCGCGGGGCGTCTACGAGAACGATCCAAAACGCGGTTACGCCTACGGTTACAAACCCAATTGCGCTGATTGTAAGACAAACGCGGAAATCTGGTGGACGATCTATGACGACCGCCCGTTTCTTTCCGGCGGCTTCACCTGGGTCGGCTTTGATTATCGCGGCGAACCCAGTCCCTACGACCATGTTGCCGTCAGCTCGCAGTCGGGATCGCTCGACCTCTGCGGTTTCCCCAAGGACATCTACTATTACTATCAATCCTGGTGGGGCTCCGAGCCCGTGCTGCATCTCTTCCCGCATTGGAACTGGGAGGGCAGGGAAGGACAGAACATCGATATCCGGTGCTACACAAACCTCGATCAAGTGGAGCTGTTTCTGAACGGAAAGAGCCTCGGCGCCAAGCCCGTGACGCGCAATGCGCATCTCACCTGGTTCGCGCCGTATGCGCCGGGCGCAATTGAGGCGCGCGGATACAAAAACGGACAGCTCGTGCTGACGGACCGCCGCGAGACGACGGGGGCGCCGGCCAAACTGGCGCTGCGCCCCAGCCAGGTGACGATCGCGGCGGACGGCGAGGACGTCTCCTCCATCGCCGTGGAAGTGCAGGACGCGCAGGGGCGCGTCGCGCCCACCGCAGCCAACAAAGTGAGCTTCAAACTGACGGGGCCGGGAAAGATCATCGGCGTGGGCAACGGCGACCCAAGCTGCCGTGAGGCTGACAAGCCGGACGCCCCCGATACGGCCGCGCGCAGCGCCTTCAGCGGCCTCTGCATGGTGTTTGTCCAGGCGTCGAAACAGGCGGGACCGATAAAAATCGATGCCTCCGCCGATGGTCTGGAATCCGCAACGGCGACGATCCAAAGCGAGACCGTGAAGATTCGCCCCTCGGTTGCGTGA